The genomic stretch CGCGCTTCCTGCGCACGTACTCGGCGAAGGTGACGCTGGTGCCGTCGTCGGACGAGATCGGCGACGACACGCGTGCGCAACTGGCTCGCGACGGGATCGAACTGACGTCGGTGCCGACTTCGCTCGTCTTCGATGGCGAACGCTGCGTGTTCGCGCTGGACGGCGCGCCACGGGCGTTCGACGTCGTGTATCCGATGCTCGGGCTGATCTCGCGCTCGTCGCTCGCGGTGGGCGCCGGCGCGGAATGCGACGAGGACGGCGCGTTGATCGTCGACGCGCACCAGATGACCTCCGTCGACGGCCTGTACGCCATCGGCGACGTGGTCAGCGCGCTCAACCAGATCTCGGTGGCGACGGGGCACGCGGCGATCGCGGCGACCGACGTGCACAACCGGCTCGGAGCCAATTTCGCCTGATCCTCCAGGGCCATTGGCGCCCTCCTGACAGCGGCTGGCAGCAATTTGCCCGATGGCACCCCGGGTTCGCCGCGCGGCTGGGTACCATGCTGCGTCCACGATCCCGGAACGCCTGCCCGATGACCCGCACGCTGCTCCTCGCCGCACTGCTCACCGCCCTGCCCGCCGTCGCCGCCCCGTCCGACTCCGCGCTGACCACCGTGTCCGAACGCAGCGGCTTCACGAAGACCGGGCGCTACGACGAGGTGATCGCGCTGTGCGACGCCTTCGCCGCGCGGTATCCCGACGCCGTCCGCTGCCAGGACTTCGGCACCACGCCCGAGGGCCGGCCGATGAAGGTGCTGATCGTGTCCAAGGCCGGCGCGTTCACGCCCGAGGAGGCCAGCGCGAAGGGCCTGCCGGTGATGCTGATCCAGGGCGGCATCCACGCCGGCGAGATCGACGGCAAGGACGCCGGCTTCCTCGCGCTGCGCCAGGCGCTCGATGGCGAGGCCGCCGTCGGCGCGCTGGAAAAGCAGGTGCTGCTGTTCGTGCCGGTGTTCAACGTCGACGGCCACGAGCGTTTCGCCGCATGGAACCGCCCGAACCAGCGCGGCCCGGAGCAAATGGGCTGGCGCACCACCGCGCAGAACTACAACCTCAACCGCGACTACGTGAAGGCCGACACGCCGGAAATGCAGGCGATGCTGCGCCTGGTCAACGCGTGGGACCCGCTGGCCTATGTCGACCTGCACGTCACCGACGGCGCGAAGTTCGAGCACGATGTCTCCATCCAGGTCGAGCCGGTGCACAGCGGCGACGACAACCTGCGCAAGGCCGGCACCGCGCTGCGCGATGGCGTGATCGCCGACCTCGCCGAGCAGGGTTCGTTGCCGCTGCCGTTCTATCCCTCGTTCGTGGTGAACGACGATCCCTCGTCCGGCTTCGAGGACGGCGTCGCCACGCCGCGCTTCTCGCACGGGTATTTCCAGCTGCGCAACCGCCTGGCGATGCTGGTGGAAACGCATTCCTGGCGCGAGTACCCGCACCGGGTGAAGGTCACGCACGACACCATCGTCTCGCTGCTGGAGCTGATCGCCGAGCACGGCACGCAATGGCGCCAGGACGCGCTCGCCGCCGATGTGCGCGCGCAGCTGCTGGGCGGCAAGCCGGTCGCGCTGGATTACAAGGCGACCGACAAGGTGCGCACGATCGACTTCCGCGGCTACGAATACACGCGCACGCCGTCGGAGGTATCCGGGGCGCTGATGACGCGCTACGACGAAACCAGACCGCAGGTCTGGCAGGTGCCGATGCGCGACGAACTGGTGCCGGCGCACGTGGTCGACGCGCCGAAGGCCGGCTACATCGTCCCGGCCGCGCACGCGGCGTGGGTCGGCGCGAAGCTCGACCAGCACGGCGTGACGTATCGCGTCCTCGACAAGCCGATGGGAAAGACGGCGGTGCAGGCGTTTCGCGCGGAGACGGCGACGCTCACCGCGCAATCGGTCGAAGGCCACCAGCGCGCCACGCTGGAAGGCGCGTGGAACGACGAAAAGCAGGACATCGGCGCCGGCGCGCTGTTCGTGCCGATCGCCCAGCCGAAGGCCCGCCTGGTGATGGCGCTGCTGGAGCCGCAGGCGCCGGACGCGCTGGTCGCGTGGGGCGAATTCAACAACTACTTCGAGCGCAAGGAGTACATGGAGGACTACGTCGCCGAGGACGTCGCGCGCGAGATGCTGAAGAACCCGAAGGTGAAGGCCGCCTTCGAGCAGCGCCTGAAGGAGGACCAGGCTTTCGCCGACAGCCCGCAGCAGCGACTGGAGTTCTTCGCGCGCCGGCATTCGTCGTGGGACACCCAGTACCGCCGCTATCCCGTGGTGCGCGTGAGCCGCGCGCCGCGCTGACGCGCTTGCAACGATCGCCCCGCTACGCTCCCGCCACATGACGGAGGACGTGCCATGACCGTGATGCGGACTTCCCTTCCCGGCGCCATCGCGTCGGTCCTGATGACGGTGGCGGCGCTCGCCGCCTGCCAGCCGCAGGGCAACGCGACGGCGCCCGCGCCGTCGATGACCCAGGGCGCGCACGCCATCACCGGCACCGCGACCTACCGCGAGCGGATCCTGCCGCCGCCGGGGTCGACGCTGCGCGTGCAGCTGCTCGACAACCTGTTGGCCGATACGCCGAAAGCGATCCTCGCCGACGTCACCATCCCGAAGGTGGGCGGTCCGCCCATCGCCTTCACGCTGCCCTTCGACCCGGCGAAGCTGCGCCCGAACGGGCAGTACGGGCTGCACGCGACGCTCGCGGGGCCGGATGGCGCGCCGATGTTCGTCAGCGACACGCGCGTGCCGGTGGATCCGTCGGCCAACGTGCCGGTGGAGATCGCGATGGTGCACGTCGGCGCCGGGAATGCAGCGACCGCGTCCCCGCTGCCGACGAACTGGCAATGCGGCGACCTGCGCGTCGGCGCGGCGTTCGACAACGTCGCGAACAACGTGACGCTCACCTACGGCGGGCGCAGCCGCGTGCTGCCGCTGGCGACGTCCGGCTCCGGTGCGCGCTACGCCGACGACGCCGGGAACGAGTTCTGGACGAAAGGCGACAGCGGCACGCTCACGCTCGACGGCGAGAAGCACGAATGCACGCGCACGAACCTGGCCTCGCCATGGGACGACGCACGCTCGCGCGGCGTCGCGTTCCGCGCCGTCGGCAACGAACCGGGCTGGCTGGTGGAGGTGGGTTCGGGCGACGCCCCGCCGCTGCACGCGCAGCTCGATTTCGGCTCGCGCAAGCTGGACATCGCCAGCGTGCGGGCGCGCGCGCAGGGCGATGGCTGGACCGGCAAGAGCGCGAACGGCACGCAGGTGGAGCTGATCGTCGAGCGCAAGGCGTGCCAGGACGACGCCGGCACGACGTTCGACATCACCGCGCAACTGCGCGCAGGCGGGAAGACGTACGACGGCTGCGGGGCCTTCCTCGCCGGGAAGCCTTGAGCCGGAACCTCGCCTCTTGACGCGCCCTGAACCCCGCGCGACCCACGCTGGCGGAAGGTTCACCGCGGACGACGCCATGATCGACATCCTGCCCTCGCCCTCGCACGTCGGCGCGTACCGCTTCAGCGGCACGCTGGATGGCGCCGATTACGACCGCTGCATCGCCGACATCGAAGCGCGCCTGCGCCTGCACGAACGCATCGGGATCTATTGCGACATGACCGGTTTCACCGGCCTCACGCCGGAAGCGCTGGCGAAGGACCTGCGCTACCTCGTCGCCAAGTTCGGCGAGTACGGCCGCTTCGCACGCGGCGCGATCGTCACCGACAAGCGCTGGATGGCGGAGGTATCGCAGTTCGCCGGGCGTTTCTTCCCGAACACCGACATCCGCGCGTTCGAACCCGACGAACACGACGCGGCGCTCGCTTGGGCCGCGGTGGTGGAGCCGTTGCGGAGCGTGTGAAGGCAGCGCCCGCGCCGCTTGTGTAGCCCGGGTAAGCGAAGCGCACCCGGGGGCGTTCGGGGCGTGGCTCGGACGAGTACGGCCATCGTCGACGCATCGCACGTCCCGCCCCTCACCCCAACCCCTCTCCCGGGGAGAGGGGCTAACGCAGCTCTTGTAGCCCGGGTAAGCGAAGCGCACCCGGGGCTCTTCCGGGCGTGGCTCGGTCACCAGCACCGCCGTCGCCGACGCATCGCACGCCCCGACCCTCACCCCAACCCCTCTCCCGGGGGAGAGGGGCTAAACACAGCGCTTGTAGCCCGGATAAGCGAAGCGCACCCGGGCTACCTGCGACGTAGGACCGCGCCCCTACTTCATGTACTTCCAGTTTCGCGTCTTCCCTTCCGCGAGCCACTCCACGGCCTGCGCGATGCGGCGCTGCCGCGTGTCCTCGCGCTTGGCGTCCACGATCCACTCGATGTAATCGCGCCGATACCCCGGTGCGAACCCGTCGAACGTGGCACGCGCCTTCGCGTTCCGGCGCAGCGCGGCGGACAGGTCGTCGGGAACATCCAAGGCCGGCTTCGGCGCGGGCTTCTTCTTCGCCGGCGGCGCAGCGCCAGCCTCCACGCGCGCCATCGCCTGCTTCACGAAACCGGCGAGCTCGCGTTTGCCGGGCAACTCGGACTGCTTCGTGATGCGCCCGAACTGGCCCATCGCCTCGCGGCTGGCCTCGTCGCCGACGACCGCCCGCCCCTCCCAGAACCACAGCGTGACGTGCTGCTTGAACGCCGCAATGCCGCACAGGATCTTTCCGCGCCAGGTGAAACTGGGCATGCCCCATTTCAGGGTTTCCTCGACCTCCGGACACGCGCCGTGCACCACCTCGCGCACGTACGCGAGCAGCGGCTGCGCGAACGCCGCCGACTTCGCGATGTAGGCATCGATACGCGGATCGACGGTGGGCATGCGGACCTCCTGGAGCGTGCGTCGCGTCCGATTACGCCGCGGCGACACGTTGGATGGAATGAGGGCGAAAACGGGGACGATCATGGCGACTGTCGAACGACGAACGCCGACCACCGGAATCCGCGTGCAGCGGCGCATGGGACTGACGATCGCGCAGCGCACCATGCTGCAGGCCTGCGAACGGTGCGGATGGCGGCTGGCCTTCGTGCGCACGCCGCTGGAGCATCCGCTGCCGGTGCTGTTCGCCACCGCGCACGATTTCGTCGCCGTGCGCGAGGACGGCAGCATCGACCGCTGGCCGGACATCGCGCTGCGTCACTGATCGCCCGCCGACAGCGGCCAGCGTCCGATCACTTCGTACGGCGTGCCGCGTCCGGGCTGGCTGTCGATCAGCACGAACTCGCGCACCGGCCACGCCAGGGCCGGCACCGGCGTAGGCGGGATGTGCCGGCGCACGTCGCGCTGCACGGTCAGGTGCGGGACGAAA from Lysobacter auxotrophicus encodes the following:
- a CDS encoding M14 family metallopeptidase; this translates as MTRTLLLAALLTALPAVAAPSDSALTTVSERSGFTKTGRYDEVIALCDAFAARYPDAVRCQDFGTTPEGRPMKVLIVSKAGAFTPEEASAKGLPVMLIQGGIHAGEIDGKDAGFLALRQALDGEAAVGALEKQVLLFVPVFNVDGHERFAAWNRPNQRGPEQMGWRTTAQNYNLNRDYVKADTPEMQAMLRLVNAWDPLAYVDLHVTDGAKFEHDVSIQVEPVHSGDDNLRKAGTALRDGVIADLAEQGSLPLPFYPSFVVNDDPSSGFEDGVATPRFSHGYFQLRNRLAMLVETHSWREYPHRVKVTHDTIVSLLELIAEHGTQWRQDALAADVRAQLLGGKPVALDYKATDKVRTIDFRGYEYTRTPSEVSGALMTRYDETRPQVWQVPMRDELVPAHVVDAPKAGYIVPAAHAAWVGAKLDQHGVTYRVLDKPMGKTAVQAFRAETATLTAQSVEGHQRATLEGAWNDEKQDIGAGALFVPIAQPKARLVMALLEPQAPDALVAWGEFNNYFERKEYMEDYVAEDVAREMLKNPKVKAAFEQRLKEDQAFADSPQQRLEFFARRHSSWDTQYRRYPVVRVSRAPR
- a CDS encoding YbaY family lipoprotein; protein product: MTVMRTSLPGAIASVLMTVAALAACQPQGNATAPAPSMTQGAHAITGTATYRERILPPPGSTLRVQLLDNLLADTPKAILADVTIPKVGGPPIAFTLPFDPAKLRPNGQYGLHATLAGPDGAPMFVSDTRVPVDPSANVPVEIAMVHVGAGNAATASPLPTNWQCGDLRVGAAFDNVANNVTLTYGGRSRVLPLATSGSGARYADDAGNEFWTKGDSGTLTLDGEKHECTRTNLASPWDDARSRGVAFRAVGNEPGWLVEVGSGDAPPLHAQLDFGSRKLDIASVRARAQGDGWTGKSANGTQVELIVERKACQDDAGTTFDITAQLRAGGKTYDGCGAFLAGKP
- a CDS encoding STAS/SEC14 domain-containing protein, with amino-acid sequence MIDILPSPSHVGAYRFSGTLDGADYDRCIADIEARLRLHERIGIYCDMTGFTGLTPEALAKDLRYLVAKFGEYGRFARGAIVTDKRWMAEVSQFAGRFFPNTDIRAFEPDEHDAALAWAAVVEPLRSV
- a CDS encoding YdeI/OmpD-associated family protein; its protein translation is MPTVDPRIDAYIAKSAAFAQPLLAYVREVVHGACPEVEETLKWGMPSFTWRGKILCGIAAFKQHVTLWFWEGRAVVGDEASREAMGQFGRITKQSELPGKRELAGFVKQAMARVEAGAAPPAKKKPAPKPALDVPDDLSAALRRNAKARATFDGFAPGYRRDYIEWIVDAKREDTRQRRIAQAVEWLAEGKTRNWKYMK